The Solirubrobacter pauli sequence CGCCTACGCCGAAGCCGCCGCCGCCGGGTCGTTCACGTCGCGGCCCGATGGGTCGCTCGTGCTCGACTGGTCACGCGAGGAGACGCGGCGGGTGCGCTTCGCGGTCGTCGCCGATGCGGTCGCGCTGCTCGCCGACCCCGACCGCGTCGGGCGGCTGCACCGCTGCCCGGGTCGCGACTGCGGATGGGTGTTCCTGGACACGAGCGGGCGCCGCAGGTGGTGCTCGATGTCCACCTGCGGCTCGCGCGAGAAGATGCGCCGGATGTACGCGCGCAAGCGCGCGGCGGGGAATTAGCCGATCACGCGCAGGTCGAGTGCGCTCGGTGACAGGTTCACCGGGCCGTCGGCGCTGACGAGGATGTCGTCCTCGAGCCGGATGCCGCCGCGCTCGCTGTTGTAGATGCCGGGCTCGACCGTGAAGATCATGCCCTCGCGCAGGGGGATCTCCGACGTGGCGACGAGGAACGGCGGCTCGTGGATCTCGGTGCCGATCGCGTGGCCGGCGCCGTGCAGGCAGGCGCCGATCTCGGGATGGACCTCGACGACCACGCGCTGCGCCTGGTCGACGTCCTTGGCCGTGTTGCCGACCTTGGTGGCCGCGACCGCGTCGTCGTAGGCCTGCTTGACGACCGCCCAGGCGGAGGCGGCCCAGTCGGACGGCGTGCCGGCGTGCGCGACACGGGTCATGTCGCCCCAGTAGCCGTCGAACTGCGCGGCGATGTCGGCGACGATCACGTCGCCTTCCTCGAGCCGGCGGTCACCCGGCGAGCCGTGCGGGTCGCCGGCGTGGGCGCCGAAGAGGATGTGCGGGCCGGGATGGCTGCCGCCGCGGCGCGCGAGGCTGTACGCGGCCTTCGCGTTGACGTCGGCCTCGCTGTCGCCGACCTTCAGGTCCGCCCAGACCTCCTCGTAGACCTCGATGATCTGCGCGCAGGCGTGCTTGACGGCCGCGATCTCCTCCGCGTCCTTGGCGGCGCGCAGCTCCATGATCAGGTTGGACGCCGGGACGAGCTCGTACCCCGCTTCGGCGAGCGCCTTGGCGCGCGCCCAGATGAAGTGGTCCTCCTCCACGCCGATCCGCTTGGCACCGCCGAACGTCTCGTAGAGCGTCGGCAGGCCGTTGGTCTTGGCGGCGTCGTAGAGCGCCTTCTCGAGGCCGGTCGGGGCGGCGCCGACGCTGTCGCGGTCCAGGCTCGGGGCGATCAGGGCGCCTTCGCCGCCACGGCGGACCGTGACGCCGAAGAAGCGCTCCATCTGCAGACCCCAGAAGCCGGTGAGGTACGCGATCGAGGCGTCCTTGGTGGCGAGGACGGCGTCCAGACCCGCGTCCTCGAGCAGAGAGTCAAGCGCGGCGACGCGCGAATCGTGCGACATCGCCGCGCACCCTAGCGTCAGCGCACCTTCACGGCGTGAGACGACGTGACGCTGCTGTACGTCAACTTGAGGGTGAGGGTATTGCCCTTCTTGGCCTTCTTCGTCTTGCTCAGCCGGACGGTCACCGGCCCGCCCCGCTTGGCCGTGGCGCTGCCGGCGGCGATCTTCTTGCCCTTGAGATTGGCCGAAAGGGTCACCTTGCCGGCGGCCGGGACGGTGACCTTCACGGCAAGCCCCTGGCGCAGCGCCTTGGCCGTCGTCTTGGTCAGCGCGATCGTCGCCTTCGCCGGCGGCGCCGGGGCGGGAACCGGCACGGGCGGGGCCGGGGGCGCGGGCGGATCGGGCGTGTACGCGGCGGCCGGCGGGTTCGCCGGGCCCCAGTCGGGCTCGCTGCCGGTGGGCGTGAGGATCGAGTCGTTCGGCGCGGCGCACACGCCCGGGCCGAACGCCGTGAAGCGCGAGACCTCGATGCCCTTGCTCGACCCGTACGCGATGCCGGCGTTGTCCGGCGCCCAGGTCGGGTCGTGGTACGCCGGGTCCGGCTTGGTCATCTCGCAGGCGAAGTCGGGGTACGCCGGCGGGAACTCCGTCTTGACGTCGCCCTTGACGGCGAAGAACGTCAGCTTGAGGTTCGCGCCGTAGTCGCTGGTCACGGCGAGCTTGCTGCCGTCGCGCGTGACCTCGCCGTCGCCCATGTCCCCGTTCGGGACCATCCAGGGCTGGCTGTTGTAGTCGCCGGCGTCGAGGTCGTCGATCGCGACCTGGCGCCCGAAGCCGCCGAACACGAGCGTGCGGCCGTTCGTGACCCACTCGGGGTTGGAGACGCTGTGCTGGTTGCCGTACACGCTGTGCGGCGTGGCGGTCGTGACGTCCGCGTCGGTGTAGAAGACCGACCGCTGGATCGAGCCGCACGAGGACGCGATGGGGCACGAGTACGAGAGGTACGCGTAGGCGATCTTCGTGCCGTCGGGTGAGAAGCTCAGCTGCTTCGGGGCGGGCGCGAACGTCCCGCCGTCGCCCGACTTCGCCGGCGGCGTGGTGATCGTGTGCAGCGGCCGGCCATCCGCCGCCATCACCTGGATCGGCCCCGTGCCCTGCACCGCGGCGATCCGGCCGTCGTCGGCCTGGGTCGGCGAATGCCAGCCGCCGCCGTTGGTCAGCTGCACCTTGCGCGAGCCGTCCGGCGTGGCGGACCAGACGTTGCCCTGGTCGATGTAGACGATCGAGTCGGCGTTCGCCACGGCCGGCGCGAGCAGCGTGAGCAGGCCGGTGGCGAGGAGGAGGCGGGGAAGCATGGCCGGCACTGTCACCGCCGGCCATTGCCGAATCCTTGCCCGCAGGTTGCGGCTCCTAGCTCAGCACCTGAGCCTCGTAGCCCTCTTCCTGCAGCTTGCCGAGCACGGTCTCGGCGTGGTCGCGGCCCCGGGTCTCGAGCACGAGCTCGACCGCGGTCTCGCGGACGTGCAGGCCGAGCCCCTCGCGCACGTGCGAGACGTCGACGATGTTCGCGCCGGTGCCGGCCACGGCGGCGAGCAGCGTGGCGAGCCCGCCGGGCCGGTCGGGGATGCGCGTGAGCGCAACGAGGCGGCGTCCCGCCTCGGTCTCGTGCCGGCGCGCGATCGCGGCCAGCAGCCCCGCGTCGACGTTGCCGCCCGACAGGACGGCGACGGTCGTGCCGTCGGTCGTCTCGACCTGACCGCCGAGCAGCGCCGCGACGCCGACCGCGCCCGCGCCTTCGACCACGAGCTTGCAGCGCTCGAGCAGCAGCGCCATCGCCTCGGCCGTGGCCTCCTCGTTGACGACGACGAGGTCGTCGAGGTGCGTGCGCAGGATCGCCAGCGGGATGCCGCCGGGGCGCTTGACCGCGATGCCGTCGGCGATCGTCAGCGCCGTCTTGGCCTCTACCGGCGTGCCGGCCTGCATCGACTCCGGGTACGGCGCGCACGCCGCGGCCTGGACGCCGATGATCTTCACGTGCGGCTTGGCGTCCTTGATCGCGAGCGCGGTTCCGGCCGCGAGGCCGCCCCCGCCGATCGGGATCACGACCTGCGCGAGGTCCGGCACGTCCTCGAGCAGCTCCAACCCCAGCGAGCCCTGCCCGGCGACGATCGCCGGGTCGTCGAACGGGTGCACGAACGCGAGGCCGTTCGTCTCCGCCCGCTCGAGCGCCTCGACGATGCACTCGTCGACGGTCCTGCCGCCCTCGTGGACGATCGCGCCGTAGCGGCGCGCGGCCTCGATCTTCGCCATCGGGGCGTCGACCGGGACGACGACCTCGCAGTGCACGCCGCGGGCGGCCGCACCGGCGGCGAGCGCCTGCGCGTGATTGCCGGCGGAGGCGGCGATGACGCCGTTCGCGCAGCCGCGCTCGCCCAGCGACTCCAGCTTGGAGGCCACGCCGCGGACCTTGAACGACCCGGTCCGCTGGAGGTTCTCGGCCTTCAGCGAGACGATCCCGCCCGTACGCTCGGAGAACGTACGGGTCGAGAGCATCGGCGTCCGGCGCGCGACGGTCTCGACCGCCGCGCGTGCGGCTTTGACGTCGCGCGCGGTGACGCTCACAGCGCGATGATCGCGTCCATCTCGACCTCGGCGCCCATGGGGAGGGCGGCGACGCCGATCGTGGTCCGCGCGGGCGGGTCGGAGGGGAAGTAGGTCGCGTACGCCTCGTTCATCTCGGCGAACACGCTGATGTCCGTGACGTAGACCGCCACGCGCACCGCGTTGGAGAGCTTCGCACCCGCCGCCTCGGCGATGATGGTCAAGTTGTCGAGACAGCGCTTGGCCTTCTCCGCGGGCGAGCCGTCGATGAGCTTGCCGGTCTCCGGGTCCAGGTGCACCTGGCCGCTGATGAACAGATGGCCGTTGGATTTCACGGCGTGCGAGTAGGGTCCGGCGGCGGGCGGGCCCGGGTTGGCCGTCACGGTTTCACGAGACTGGGACATGAGAAGGACCGTATCTGAGATGCCGAATCGCCTTGCTTCCGAGACATCGCCGTACCTGCTGCAGCACGCCGACAACCCCGTCGATTGGTACCCGTGGGGCGAGGAGGCGTTCGCGCGTGCCCGCGAAGACGACAAACCGCTGCTGATCTCGATCGGCTACGCCGCGTGCCACTGGTGCCACGTGATGGAGCACGAGTCGTTCGAGGACCCGGAGATCGCGGCGTTCATGAACGACCACTTCGTGTGCGTGAAGGTGGACCGCGAGGAGCGTCCGGACGTGGACGCGATCTACATGGACGCGGTCCAGGCCATGACCGGGCAGGGCGGCTGGCCGCTGAACGCGTTCGTGACGCCCGAGGGCACGCCGTTCTGGGCCGGCACCTACTTCCCGCCGGCCGGGCGCCAGAACATGCCGGCGTGGCGTGACGTGCTGGGTTCGCTGGCGCAGGCGTGGGTCGACCAGCGCGACGAGATCAAGACCGCCTCGCGCGAGATCGTGCCGCGGCTGGCGGGCGCCGCGACGCTGGAGGCCTCCGGCGAGGAGTTCAAGCCGGAGGTGCTCGACGAGGCCGTGGCGATCCTCCAGCAGGTCTTCGACCAGGAGACCGGCGGCTGGGGCGCCGCCCCCAAGTTCCCGCTCTCGCCCGTGATCGAGTTCCTGCTCGCGCGCGGCGAGCGGCCGATGGCGCTGCAGACCCTGCGCCGCATGGCCTCCGGTGGGCTCTACGACCAGGTCGGCGGCGGGTTCTCGCGCTACTCGGTCGACGAGCGGTGGGCGGTCCCCCACTTCGAGAAGATGCTCTACGACAACGCGCTGCTCGCACGGACCTACCTGCACGCGTGGCAGATCACGGACGACCCGCTGTTCCGGCGCGTGTGCGAGGAGACGCTCGACTGGGCGATCCGCGAGCTGCGGCAGGACGAGGGCGGCTTCGCGTCGTCGCTGGACGCCGACTCCGAGGGCGTCGAGGGCAAGTTCTACGTGTGGACGGCCGACCAGATCCGCGCGGCGCTCCCGCCGGACCTCGCCGAGGCCGCGATCGCCCACTACGGCGTGACCGACGCGGGGAACTTCGAAGGTGGCACGACCGTCCTTTCGCGCGTGAGCGGGGATCCCGCGGGGTTGGGCGAGATCAAGGCCGGGCTGTTGGCGGCGCGGTCGGCGCGTGTGCGCCCGGCGCTCGACGACAAGCGCGTCACCTCCTGGAACGCGCTGATGATCTCGGCGCTGGCCGACGCGGGCGCCGCGTTCGGCCGCGCGGACTACCTCGCCGCCGCGGTCACGTGCGCGTCCTTCGTCGAGTCCGAGCTGCGCTCGCCCGACGGCGGCTTGCTGCGCGTCTTCAACCGTGGCCGCGCGAAGCAGCCGGGCTTCCTCGACGACTACGCGTACCTGCTCGAGGCGTACCTGACCCTGTACGAGTCGACGTTCGAGGAACGCTGGTTCGTGCGCGCGGTCGAGCTGGCCGAGACGATCCTGATCCGCTTCCACGATCCCGAGCTCGGTGGCTTCTTCTCCACCGGCGCCGAGCACACGGGCCTGATCGCCCGCCGCAAGGACCTCGAGGACGCGCCGATCCCGTCGGGCGCGTCGTCGGCGTGCTACGGCCTGCTGCGTCTCGCCCGCCTCACCGGCGAGTCGTCGTACCTGGACGCGGCGTCCTCCCTGATCGCGCTCCTGCACCCGATCGCGCCGCGCCACCCGCTCGCCTTCGGCCACCTCCTGCGCGCGATGGACTTCTTCGTCGCGCCCGTCCGCGAGGTCGCGCTGGCAGGTCCGGCTGACGAGCTGGCCTCCGTGGTGCGGCGCGGCTACTTCCCGCACGTGGTCCTGGCCGGCGGCGGCGGCGACGCGGTGCCGCTGCTCGCCGACCGCCCAGCCGTCGACGGCGGCGCCACCGCGTACGTCTGCGAGCACTTCACCTGCCAGATGCCTGTGACCCGCGTCGAAGACTTGACGCGTTTGTTGCAATAGCGTCTTGTTCCGTTCACCCCCGGCGCTGATGCTCCGGGGGTGGGCAATTTCACTTCCGGAAAACGACAGTCAGACTCCCCAGACCTCACCGTCGCGCGAGTCGCCACTTCTCAGTGGGGTGTTCTCGACGTTGCGGAGCTTCGCGCGTGTGGGCTCAGCGACCAGGCGATCATGCGCCGCCGCAGGCGCGGCACGCTCCACCGCATCTACCCGGGTGTCTACGCCGTCGGCTCCCCCACGCTCTCGATGCAGGGACGTTTCCTCGCGGCCACGAAGGCCACCGACGGCGTCCTGAGCCACTACTCGGCCGCGACGCTCTGGCGCCTCGTCGACTACGACGAACGCGCGCGCCCCCAGGTCACCGTCCCGCACGACAAGCCGAAGCAGGTCGCGGGCATCCAGGTCTTCCGCTCCCGCCGCGACGTCCAGGCGCGCACCCTCGACGGCATCCGCGTCGCCACCCCCGCCGAGGCGCTCGTCGGCCTCTCCTCGGTGATGGCGTTGATCCCGCTTCGACGAGCCGCCCGAGAAGCCCTCGCCCTGAAGAAGGCCACCATCCGGGAGCTCCTCGGCAAGACCAAGCCGCTCGATGAAGCCCTCGCGCTCGGCTTCGTCCCCACCCGCTCGGTGCTCGAGGACTCCGTCGACGACCTCATCCGCACGGCCTTCGACCCGCCGATCGCCCAGCAGACGCTCGTCCTGGACGGCATCCCGACCACCCCGGACTTCCGCTGGCCGCATCTGCGCCTCTGCGTCGAAGCCGATGGCGACCAGTGGCACAACCACCTGCTCGCCCGCCAGGACGACGCGGCCAAGCAGGCCCGCTTGGAAGCCCACGGAGAACGCGTCCTCCGCGTCACCTGGACCCAGGCGACGCGCGAGCCTCAGCAGACGCTGGCGAGGCTCGCCGCCGCGGGCGCGCCTACAAGATCGAGAGGTAGCGCTCGAGCTCCCACGGAGTGACCTGGACGCGGTAGTCCTCCCACTCCTGGCGCTTGATCTCGATGTAGCGGTTGAAGATGTGCTCGCCGAGCGTACGCAGCACGAGCTCGGACTCGGCGGTCACCTCGATCGCCTCGCCGAGCGTCTCCGGCAGCTGCTCGATGCCGAGGCGGCGGCGCTCGTCCGGGGAGAGGTGGTAGAGGTTCTTCTCCATCGGCTCGGGCAGCTCGTAGCCGCGCTCGATGCCCTCGAGGCCGGCCTGCAGCAGCACCGCGAAGGTCAGGTACGGGTTGCACGCGGGGTCGGGTGCGCGCAGCTCCATCCGCGTGGCGTTCTCCTTGCCGGGGTGGTACAGCGGGACGCGCACGAGCGCGCTGCGGTTGCGGCGGCTCCAGGCGACGTAGACCGGCGCCTCGTAGCCCGGCACGAGGCGCTTGTAGGAGTTCACCCACTGGGCGAAGATGCTGCAGATCTCGCGCGCGTGGCGCAGCTGGCCGGCGATGAACGCCTTGCCGACGTCGCTCAGGAAGTACTTGTCGTCCGCGTCGTAGAACGCGTTGCGGCCGTCCTTGAACAGCGACTGGTGCGTGTGCATGCCGGAGCCGTTCTCGCTGAACAGCGGCTTGGGCATGAACGTCGCGTGCCAGCCGTACTTAAGCGCGTACTCCTTGACCGTGATGCGGTACGTCATGCAGTCGTCGGCCATCTTCAGCGCGCTCGCGTAGCGCATGTCGATCTCGTGCTGCGACGGGCCGGTCTCGTGGTGCGAGTACTCGACGTCGATGCCGAACCGCTCGAGCGCGAGCACCGTGTCGCGGCGGACGTCCGAGCCGGCGTCCAGCGTCGTGAGGTCGAAGTAGCCGCCCTCGTCCAGGACCTCGGTGCCCTTGTTGTCCTTGAACAGGTAGTACTCGAGCTCCGGGCCGACATTGAACACGTCGAAGCCCATGTCCTTCGCGCGCTGCTCGGCACGGCGGAGCACGTGGCGCGGGTCACCCTCGTACGGGCGGCCCTCCGGGGTCTGGACGTCGGCGAACATCCGCGCGACGCCCGCGCCGTCCTCGGGCCGCCACGGCAGCACGTTGAACGTCGTCGCGTCGGGCATGGCGATCATGTCCGACTCCTCGATGGCGTTGAAGCCCGTGATGGAGGAGCCGTCGAAGCCCATGCCGCCCTCGAAGGCGTCGTCGAGCTGCTCGGCGGAGATCGAGAAGGACTTGAGCTGCCCGAGGATGTCGGTGAACCACAGGCGGACGAAGCGGATGTTGTTCTCCGCGACGAGCGCCTTGACGTCTTCGGGAGTCTGGGGGCGGTCTGACATGGCGCCGCTCAGGCTAATGGACCGGGCGGCGTGTCGTCGTGGACTGGCGGTCGGACTCAGTCCAACCAGCGGTCGGCCCACTGCTTGAGCTCGGCCATCGCGGGCGCGAGCTCACGGCCCTTGTCGGTCAGCTCGTACGAGACCTTCGTCGGCGTCCCGTCGCTCACGTGGCGCTCGACGATCTTGCGCGCCTCGAGCTCCTTCATGCGCTCGGACAGCAGGCGGTCGGACAGGTCGGGCACCGCGTGCGCGATCTCGGTGAACCGCATCCGACCGCCGTGCAGCAGCACATAGAGGATCGCCCCGGTCCAGCGCTTGCCGACGAGCTCCACGGCTTCGTGGTAGCGCGGGCAGCACGCTTCGCAGCCGTGCGTCTCGGAGGCTTCGGGGGCCTGGGTTGTCATGGACCCGGAGTTCATCAGGCGTTACGCGGCGCGGAGCACCCGCGTCTCTTCGACCGAGCCGTCCACGGGGACGTCACCGGCGACGTTGACCATAGCGGTGAAGGACTCCATCGACAGCACGGCGATGGCCTCGAGCAGCTGCTCCTCCGTCCACCCTGCCTCGCGCGCCTCCTCGTGCAGATGCTGCGGGAAGCGGCCCTCGGTGAGCAGCGGGCGCAGGTAGCGCAGCAGCGCCGCCTCGCGATGATCGCCGGAGTCCCAGCGCTTCGCGCGCGCGACCTCGTCGATCCCGAGGCCCGCCTGCCGACTCGTGCGCGTGTGCAGCTGCAGGCCCGGCTTCGATCCGTAGTGCTCGGCCACCGCGAGGCCGATCCGCTCCGCCGAGTGGCGCGGCAGGTTGCCGTTGCGGAGCTCGGCTCGGTAGCGCACGTAGGCGCGCAGCGCCGCCGGCGCGCCCGCCAGCACGCCGAGGAAGTTGGGAAGTTGCCCAGCCGCCGACGACGCACCCTTGAGGATCGGCAGCGAACCTTCCGGTGCCGTCAGGTCGTCATGGATGGGAAACCGGCTCATCTCTGTCTTGGGCATGGCCACCACCGTCGGGGAGCTAATGGGGCTTACGACAGGTAAGGGTATGTCCGGACGCCGCGCCCCGCAAGGCTTCGGCGTACGGATCATTGGCCGGTAGTCAGAACGGCGATCAAGACGAGCAGGAACCCGAGCGCCACGGCGTACCCCGCGATGCGGTCCGGACGGTGCCCGATCCGCTCCACCGCGGTGCGCGGCCGCCGCTCGGTGCGCGGCACGGGCAGCCGGTCGGGATGCCCGCTGATCTTGACCGTCTTGCGCTCACGCGGCTCGGCCGCCAGCGACTCGAACTCGGCCGTCTGACGCCGCGGCGCCGCGTCGAGCTCCTCGCTGATCACGCCGGCGCTCAGCTCGTCCTCGTCACGCGAGAGCACGATCGTGCGGCTCTCCCCCGGCACGAGCGGCGCCTCGTCGAGGTCCTCGCCCCACGACATCACGGCGCGCGCGGCCGCGCGGGGATCAAGCTCAGGGTCGCGCCGGGCGGCGTCGGCGGCGGCGCGGTGATCGCGCGGGCGGTCGCCGACCTCACGGCGAGCGCCGGCGCGCTCTTGCACGGTCTCGCCGCGGGCGAACCGGCGGCTCTCGTCGGAGCGGTGCTCGGCGACCGCGGTGGCGGTCTCGCCGTCGTGCCGGATCACGATCTCGTGCTGGACCGCGCGCCGCTCGACGCGGCTGAAGCGGCTCGGCATGCGGTCGAAGATGTCCTCGTTGACGCCCCAGTCGGCCGCGGCGCGACGACGCCGGCGCGGCGCTTCGCTCTCGTGGTCGTAGAAAGCCCGGTCCTGGGCTTCTTGTTCAGGGGCCATCGACTCGTCCTCTTCCTCGGCTTACGGGGTTAGCTGACGGGCTCGCGCCAGAAGAGCGGCGCTACGACGACCAGGACGACCATCGACTCGCCCCACCTGCAGTGGGTCCCCCGCTTCCCGCGTCCAACGGGAATTCAGCGGATGCGAGCGAAAATCGTACCAGCGCCATGAGCGCCTGCACGCTTGTGCTTTCTACATCAACCGTCGGACGGAGCGGCGGCGCCCACGGACTTTGCGACAAATTTCGCGACGTCCTCGGCGTCCTGGCCCGTGTACAGCTGCGCGGGCATCTGCCCGTTGCCGCGCGAACGGCCCTTGAGGATGGCGTCGAGCGTGAACTCCGCGTTCGGCGCCAGCTGATCCAGGTTGGGACCGACCTTCGCGACCGCGTTCGCGGCCTTCAGCGTGTGGCACAGGCTGCAGCGCTTGCCGAACAGCTCCTGCCCCCGCTTCTCGTCGTCGGTCAGACCGGAGATCTGAGCCGACGGGATGTTCTTGTCGTTCGCCTCCGAGGTGATCACCCACGCCGGGATCAACCCACCGAGCACGACGATCGCCGCGAAGAACAGGAACAACATGAACCGCCGGCTGCCTCGCGTCTGCGAGTGCATCATGCCGGCGAGCCCGCCGCGACCGCGACTCATCGCGATCACGAGCGTGGTGATGCCAAGCGCAACAAAGACAAGGACGAAAAAGAGGGTGCCCACGGGCGTGCAATGTACCCGCTCGACCGGGTGGCTAGTGGCGCGGTCCTCTCAGAACGCCTCCATACGGACCACGAATGGCCGTCACCACCCCGGCGCGAAGCGCCCCGCCCACACCCGAATCCACCGCCGACCGGACGCGCACGTCGCCCCCGGCGCTCACCGCCGACGTCCCGACGCGAAGCTCTGGATCGGCGGCGAGACCTGGCGGAACTCGCCCATCGTCGACGCCGCCTCGCGCCCGCCCTGCGCGCCCTCCCCGCGCCCGGCCGCCGCGGCCTGCACCCGGCGCTCAGCCAGCTCGACCACGTCCGCCTTCACATCGTCCGGGGTCACCAGCGCCCGCACCGCCTTGACGAACAGGTTGATCCCGCCGCCCGCCTGCGGCAGCTTCTCCAGCCGCCCCTGGCACAGCAGCAGCGGCTCGGACCGCACCGTCAGCCGGTTCGCCTCATACAGGTCCGGCGGCACGATCAGGTTGATCGTGCCGAACTCGTCCTCCAGCAGCAGGAACACGATCCCCTTCGCCGTGCCCGGCCGCTGCCGCGCCACCACCAACCCGCCCAACCGCACCGGCGTGTCGTGCGGAATCCGCTGCAGGTCCGCGATCGACACCGTGTTCGGCGGCAGCGACCGTCGCAGCAGCTGCATCGGATGCGGCCCGAGCGTGAGCCCGGTCGTCGCGTAGTCCCCGATCATCGACTCCCACGGCGTGAGCGGCCGCAGGTCCGGCGCGTCCGGCACCTCCAGCGGCAACGACAGCTGCGTCCCTTCCACGAGCCGCTCTCCTGGCGCCGCCACCCCGAGTTGCCACAACGCGGTTCGCCGCGCATGCTCGGACGACCCACCCACCAACGCGTCGCACGCCCCCGCCCACGCCAGCTTGTCCAGCGACGGCCGCCCCGCCCCCGCCCGCGAAGCCAGATCCGCCAGCGACGTGAACGGCCCACCCGCCTCCCGCGCGGCCACGAGCGCCTTGACCTCGTCCTCACGCACGCCGGACACGTACCCGAGCCCAAGCCGCACGATCCCGAGCGGGCGAGCGCCGCCCACCACGCCGCCCACCCCATTCACGCCGCCCGCACCCGGCCCGCCCGCAGCGCCTCCCACGCCCGCAGCGCCTCCCGCGCCGGGCCCACCAGCGACGCTTCCCGCTCCCGCGCCCGGCCACCTCGACGCGCCGCGCGCGTCTACCGAGCCGCCCGCCCCACGCTCGGCCGCCGCGCGACTCCGCATCGGCGTGGCACCCGTGGCCTCGCCGATCTGCCGGAGCGCACCCACGGGCCCATCGGCGCCTCCCGACGCCGCCGACAGCGCCGCGCCGCTCCCGCCCGACTTGGCGACGGCCTGCAGGGCGCCGCGCTCGTCGCGCGCGATCCGCACGTCGTTCAGCGTCGCCACGGCGCGTTCCACCTCGGTCTCGCTCGCCGGCCCCGGGTACGGGCCCATCTCGGGCACCCACTCGACCGTGCACAGAGCCTGGCTCTCGTTCACGTCCGGCGGGCGCAGCTCGACCCCTCGGCGCTGCGCTTCGTGCGCGAGCGTGTCCGGCGCGTAGAAGCCCATCGGCTGCTCGTTCAGGAGCGCGCAGAGGAACTCCGGCGTGTGGTGCACACGCAGCCACGTCGACTGGTAGGCGAGCAGCCCGAACGCCGCGCCGTGCGCCTTCGGGAAGCCGAAGCCCGAGAAGCCGACGATCATCCCGTAGACGCGCTCGGCGACCTCCTCGCTCACGCCGTGGGTGGCCCGCGCGCCATCGAGGAAGCGCTGGTGGTAGGCCTCGATGGCCTCCGCCGAGCGCTTGCGGCTCATCGCGCGACGCAACCCCTCCGCCTCACCGGGCGAGAAGCCGGCGAACGCCATCGCCACCTCGATCACCTGGTCCTGGAAGATGATCGTCCCGAGCGTGTCCTTGAGCACCTCGCGCAACGACTCGTGCTCGTACGGCACCTCGTAGTCCGGATTCTCGCGCTGCGTCTGACGGCGCGAGATGTACGGGTTGACCGCGCCGCCCAGGATCGGCCCCGGCCGGACGATCGCCACCTGGATCGTCAGGTCCTCGAGCGACTGCGGCCGCGTCCGCAGCAAC is a genomic window containing:
- a CDS encoding type IV toxin-antitoxin system AbiEi family antitoxin domain-containing protein; translated protein: MGNFTSGKRQSDSPDLTVARVATSQWGVLDVAELRACGLSDQAIMRRRRRGTLHRIYPGVYAVGSPTLSMQGRFLAATKATDGVLSHYSAATLWRLVDYDERARPQVTVPHDKPKQVAGIQVFRSRRDVQARTLDGIRVATPAEALVGLSSVMALIPLRRAAREALALKKATIRELLGKTKPLDEALALGFVPTRSVLEDSVDDLIRTAFDPPIAQQTLVLDGIPTTPDFRWPHLRLCVEADGDQWHNHLLARQDDAAKQARLEAHGERVLRVTWTQATREPQQTLARLAAAGAPTRSRGSARAPTE
- a CDS encoding CGNR zinc finger domain-containing protein, giving the protein MVIPTPETIKLQGGSLALDFANSADWTEDEAIIEEQDVLLEPASLDRWGERLGVAGRPGGAAELERARALRRALHTLFSALARDEAPDADALAQLRDAYAEAAAAGSFTSRPDGSLVLDWSREETRRVRFAVVADAVALLADPDRVGRLHRCPGRDCGWVFLDTSGRRRWCSMSTCGSREKMRRMYARKRAAGN
- a CDS encoding thioredoxin domain-containing protein, with protein sequence MPNRLASETSPYLLQHADNPVDWYPWGEEAFARAREDDKPLLISIGYAACHWCHVMEHESFEDPEIAAFMNDHFVCVKVDREERPDVDAIYMDAVQAMTGQGGWPLNAFVTPEGTPFWAGTYFPPAGRQNMPAWRDVLGSLAQAWVDQRDEIKTASREIVPRLAGAATLEASGEEFKPEVLDEAVAILQQVFDQETGGWGAAPKFPLSPVIEFLLARGERPMALQTLRRMASGGLYDQVGGGFSRYSVDERWAVPHFEKMLYDNALLARTYLHAWQITDDPLFRRVCEETLDWAIRELRQDEGGFASSLDADSEGVEGKFYVWTADQIRAALPPDLAEAAIAHYGVTDAGNFEGGTTVLSRVSGDPAGLGEIKAGLLAARSARVRPALDDKRVTSWNALMISALADAGAAFGRADYLAAAVTCASFVESELRSPDGGLLRVFNRGRAKQPGFLDDYAYLLEAYLTLYESTFEERWFVRAVELAETILIRFHDPELGGFFSTGAEHTGLIARRKDLEDAPIPSGASSACYGLLRLARLTGESSYLDAASSLIALLHPIAPRHPLAFGHLLRAMDFFVAPVREVALAGPADELASVVRRGYFPHVVLAGGGGDAVPLLADRPAVDGGATAYVCEHFTCQMPVTRVEDLTRLLQ
- a CDS encoding TolB family protein, which produces MLPRLLLATGLLTLLAPAVANADSIVYIDQGNVWSATPDGSRKVQLTNGGGWHSPTQADDGRIAAVQGTGPIQVMAADGRPLHTITTPPAKSGDGGTFAPAPKQLSFSPDGTKIAYAYLSYSCPIASSCGSIQRSVFYTDADVTTATPHSVYGNQHSVSNPEWVTNGRTLVFGGFGRQVAIDDLDAGDYNSQPWMVPNGDMGDGEVTRDGSKLAVTSDYGANLKLTFFAVKGDVKTEFPPAYPDFACEMTKPDPAYHDPTWAPDNAGIAYGSSKGIEVSRFTAFGPGVCAAPNDSILTPTGSEPDWGPANPPAAAYTPDPPAPPAPPVPVPAPAPPAKATIALTKTTAKALRQGLAVKVTVPAAGKVTLSANLKGKKIAAGSATAKRGGPVTVRLSKTKKAKKGNTLTLKLTYSSVTSSHAVKVR
- the ilvA gene encoding threonine ammonia-lyase — translated: MSVTARDVKAARAAVETVARRTPMLSTRTFSERTGGIVSLKAENLQRTGSFKVRGVASKLESLGERGCANGVIAASAGNHAQALAAGAAARGVHCEVVVPVDAPMAKIEAARRYGAIVHEGGRTVDECIVEALERAETNGLAFVHPFDDPAIVAGQGSLGLELLEDVPDLAQVVIPIGGGGLAAGTALAIKDAKPHVKIIGVQAAACAPYPESMQAGTPVEAKTALTIADGIAVKRPGGIPLAILRTHLDDLVVVNEEATAEAMALLLERCKLVVEGAGAVGVAALLGGQVETTDGTTVAVLSGGNVDAGLLAAIARRHETEAGRRLVALTRIPDRPGGLATLLAAVAGTGANIVDVSHVREGLGLHVRETAVELVLETRGRDHAETVLGKLQEEGYEAQVLS
- a CDS encoding Rid family detoxifying hydrolase — its product is MSQSRETVTANPGPPAAGPYSHAVKSNGHLFISGQVHLDPETGKLIDGSPAEKAKRCLDNLTIIAEAAGAKLSNAVRVAVYVTDISVFAEMNEAYATYFPSDPPARTTIGVAALPMGAEVEMDAIIAL
- a CDS encoding M24 family metallopeptidase, whose protein sequence is MSHDSRVAALDSLLEDAGLDAVLATKDASIAYLTGFWGLQMERFFGVTVRRGGEGALIAPSLDRDSVGAAPTGLEKALYDAAKTNGLPTLYETFGGAKRIGVEEDHFIWARAKALAEAGYELVPASNLIMELRAAKDAEEIAAVKHACAQIIEVYEEVWADLKVGDSEADVNAKAAYSLARRGGSHPGPHILFGAHAGDPHGSPGDRRLEEGDVIVADIAAQFDGYWGDMTRVAHAGTPSDWAASAWAVVKQAYDDAVAATKVGNTAKDVDQAQRVVVEVHPEIGACLHGAGHAIGTEIHEPPFLVATSEIPLREGMIFTVEPGIYNSERGGIRLEDDILVSADGPVNLSPSALDLRVIG